A portion of the Caenorhabditis elegans chromosome III genome contains these proteins:
- the mvk-1 gene encoding GHMP kinase C-terminal domain-containing protein (Confirmed by transcript evidence) — protein sequence MVVIGGDQDMPVAAPEEHEKVVTVCGELVRSLDANGKEMVIRREVSVTETRESRDTSLKVEIPSEQEIELPVIVHDKPKLIKQEVSVVEPLELQESVESTELSVTSKESTEQLPSKDSLDSPSGSTSRAGSSVSATASPMHRNTTSQHGGLFVSAPGKIILFGEHAVVYGRTAIAGSIDLRTYVSLYTSADGRIYLSLPDLGVEKTWMLKDLLKAADRLAAEYPIEEDQPPSLEILVPIARKLSGSCEDQCGVQHLAILAFWYLLLGVAHRKRDLLAVKATVRFKLPSCVGLGSSGAYCVCIATSLLQTAGLIPPPSIVADEQGNLTWEEDHLDIIRKWATAAESLIHGRASGLDAAVCTFGGVASFKPGHRIEHLKNLPDLRVILVNSKVERNTARMVQTVKERLKKFPEVVDAMFGSIDAISLDAAKILHRPLLEENGGGDTGSTVQENGLGPFGGNMVEQDHHSLQPTRTASVRSSSLSSYVGGGKRNSSASVISATSEKGENVDTFSKLNDLCRINNQLLIALGVGHPKVDLICTTLARYGIHPKMTGAGGGGSVFAFLKPNTPQTLLDMIDGELRSHGFEVWQPPLGGPGVVEHQTRPELFQTPVSSTQCSTPASKHK from the exons ATGGTCGTCATAGGAGGTGATCaag ATATGCCAGTGGCTGCTCCAGAAGAGCACGAAAAAGTGGTCACAGTTTGTGGTGAGCTCGTGAGATCTTTGGATGCCAACGGAAAAGAGATGGTCATTCGTCGAGAGGTATCTGTGACAGAGACTCGTGAGAGCAGGGATACCAGTCTCAAAGTGGAGATACCATCAGAACAAGAGATCGAGCTACCGGTGATCGTACATGATAAACCAAAATTGATCAAGCAAGAAGTTTCTGTTGTGGAGCCTCTCGAACTTCAGGAATCCGTGGAATCAACTGAGTTATCTGTGACGTCCAAGGAAAGCACAGAACAACTGCCAAGCAAGGACT ccctGGACTCACCGTCGGGAAGCACATCTCGCGCCGGCTCGTCGGTGTCGGCTACCGCGAGTCCGATGCATCGGAACACGACATCACAACATGGTGGACTGTTCGTTTCGGCTCccggaaaaattattttgttcgGAGAGCACGCCGTCGTGTATGGAAGG ACCGCAATCGCCGGATCGATTGATCTTCGCACCTACGTTTCGCTGTACACATCGGCAGACGGACGCATTTATTTGAGTCTTCCAGACCTTGGCGTCGAAAAGACATGGATGCTGAAAGATTTGTTGAAAGCGGCGGATCGTCTTGCCGCAGAATATCCGATCGAGGAAGATCAACCACCATCACTTGAGATTCTGGTACCGATCGCCAGAAAATTGTCGGGTTCGTGTGAGGATCAGTGTGGTGTTCAACATCTCGCAATTCTCGCATTTTGGTATTTGTTGCTCGGAGTTGCACATCGCAAGAG AGATTTGCTCGCAGTCAAGGCCACAGTCCGATTCAAGCTTCCAAGCTGTGTTGGATTAGGATCATCTGGAGCATATTGTGTATGCATCGCTACATCACTTCTTCAAACTGCTGGTCTCATTCCACCACCAAGTATTGTC GCCGACGAGCAAGGCAATTTAACATGGGAAGAAGATCATTTGGACATTATTCGAAAGTGGGCAACTGCCGCCGAATCTCTTATTCACGGACGTGCATCGGGTTTAGACGCGGCTGTCTGCACTTTTG GAGGAGTTGCCAGCTTCAAGCCGGGACACAGAATTGAGCATCTTAAAAA tttaccCGATCTTCGTGTTATTCTTGTAAATTCGAAAGTTGAAAGGAATACGGCAAGAATGGTACAAACAGTGAAAGAACGATTAAAGAAGTTCCCAGAAGTTGTTGATGCAATGTTTGGATCAATTGATGCTATTTCACTTGATGCTGCAAAGATTCTACATCGTCCGTTGCTTGAGGAGAATGGTGGTGGAGATACTGGATCTACAGTACAG GAAAATGGCCTAGGACCATTTGGTGGAAATATGGTAGAACAGGATCATCACTCCCTTCAG CCAACACGAACAGCATCGGTACGATCATCATCACTTTCATCGTATGTTGGCGGTGGAAAAAGGAATTCGTCGGCTTCTGTAATCTCCGCAACTtcagaaaaaggagaaaatgtGGATACATTCAGCAAGCTTAAT GATCTATGTCGGATAAACAATCAATTGCTCATTGCATTGGGTGTTGGCCATCCAAAAGTTGATCTCATTTGTACGACATTGGCTAGATATGGAATACATCCAAAAATGACGGgtgctggtggtggtggatcAGTTTTTGCGTTCTTGAAGCCAA acaCGCCACAAACTCTTCTCGACATGATTGACGGCGAGCTTCGCAGTCATGGATTTGAAGTTTGGCAGCCACCACTTGGCGGACCCGGAGTTGTTGAACATCAGACACGTCCTGAGCTCTTCCAGACGCCCGTTTCGTCAACACAGTGCTCAACGCCGGCTTCAAAACATAAATGA
- the mvk-1 gene encoding GHMP kinase C-terminal domain-containing protein (Confirmed by transcript evidence), protein MVVIGGDQDMPVAAPEEHEKVVTVCGELVRSLDANGKEMVIRREVSVTETRESRDTSLKVEIPSEQEIELPVIVHDKPKLIKQEVSVVEPLELQESVESTELSVTSKESTEQLPSKDSLDSPSGSTSRAGSSVSATASPMHRNTTSQHGGLFVSAPGKIILFGEHAVVYGRTAIAGSIDLRTYVSLYTSADGRIYLSLPDLGVEKTWMLKDLLKAADRLAAEYPIEEDQPPSLEILVPIARKLSGSCEDQCGVQHLAILAFWYLLLGVAHRKRDLLAVKATVRFKLPSCVGLGSSGAYCVCIATSLLQTAGLIPPPSIVADEQGNLTWEEDHLDIIRKWATAAESLIHGRASGLDAAVCTFGSHYRDYGYQSFTHLGYVGCFGGVASFKPGHRIEHLKNLPDLRVILVNSKVERNTARMVQTVKERLKKFPEVVDAMFGSIDAISLDAAKILHRPLLEENGGGDTGSTVQENGLGPFGGNMVEQDHHSLQPTRTASVRSSSLSSYVGGGKRNSSASVISATSEKGENVDTFSKLNDLCRINNQLLIALGVGHPKVDLICTTLARYGIHPKMTGAGGGGSVFAFLKPNTPQTLLDMIDGELRSHGFEVWQPPLGGPGVVEHQTRPELFQTPVSSTQCSTPASKHK, encoded by the exons ATGGTCGTCATAGGAGGTGATCaag ATATGCCAGTGGCTGCTCCAGAAGAGCACGAAAAAGTGGTCACAGTTTGTGGTGAGCTCGTGAGATCTTTGGATGCCAACGGAAAAGAGATGGTCATTCGTCGAGAGGTATCTGTGACAGAGACTCGTGAGAGCAGGGATACCAGTCTCAAAGTGGAGATACCATCAGAACAAGAGATCGAGCTACCGGTGATCGTACATGATAAACCAAAATTGATCAAGCAAGAAGTTTCTGTTGTGGAGCCTCTCGAACTTCAGGAATCCGTGGAATCAACTGAGTTATCTGTGACGTCCAAGGAAAGCACAGAACAACTGCCAAGCAAGGACT ccctGGACTCACCGTCGGGAAGCACATCTCGCGCCGGCTCGTCGGTGTCGGCTACCGCGAGTCCGATGCATCGGAACACGACATCACAACATGGTGGACTGTTCGTTTCGGCTCccggaaaaattattttgttcgGAGAGCACGCCGTCGTGTATGGAAGG ACCGCAATCGCCGGATCGATTGATCTTCGCACCTACGTTTCGCTGTACACATCGGCAGACGGACGCATTTATTTGAGTCTTCCAGACCTTGGCGTCGAAAAGACATGGATGCTGAAAGATTTGTTGAAAGCGGCGGATCGTCTTGCCGCAGAATATCCGATCGAGGAAGATCAACCACCATCACTTGAGATTCTGGTACCGATCGCCAGAAAATTGTCGGGTTCGTGTGAGGATCAGTGTGGTGTTCAACATCTCGCAATTCTCGCATTTTGGTATTTGTTGCTCGGAGTTGCACATCGCAAGAG AGATTTGCTCGCAGTCAAGGCCACAGTCCGATTCAAGCTTCCAAGCTGTGTTGGATTAGGATCATCTGGAGCATATTGTGTATGCATCGCTACATCACTTCTTCAAACTGCTGGTCTCATTCCACCACCAAGTATTGTC GCCGACGAGCAAGGCAATTTAACATGGGAAGAAGATCATTTGGACATTATTCGAAAGTGGGCAACTGCCGCCGAATCTCTTATTCACGGACGTGCATCGGGTTTAGACGCGGCTGTCTGCACTTTTG GCAGCCACTATCGTGACTACGGATATCAGAGTTTTACGCATCTCGGTTACGTGGGATGCTTTG GAGGAGTTGCCAGCTTCAAGCCGGGACACAGAATTGAGCATCTTAAAAA tttaccCGATCTTCGTGTTATTCTTGTAAATTCGAAAGTTGAAAGGAATACGGCAAGAATGGTACAAACAGTGAAAGAACGATTAAAGAAGTTCCCAGAAGTTGTTGATGCAATGTTTGGATCAATTGATGCTATTTCACTTGATGCTGCAAAGATTCTACATCGTCCGTTGCTTGAGGAGAATGGTGGTGGAGATACTGGATCTACAGTACAG GAAAATGGCCTAGGACCATTTGGTGGAAATATGGTAGAACAGGATCATCACTCCCTTCAG CCAACACGAACAGCATCGGTACGATCATCATCACTTTCATCGTATGTTGGCGGTGGAAAAAGGAATTCGTCGGCTTCTGTAATCTCCGCAACTtcagaaaaaggagaaaatgtGGATACATTCAGCAAGCTTAAT GATCTATGTCGGATAAACAATCAATTGCTCATTGCATTGGGTGTTGGCCATCCAAAAGTTGATCTCATTTGTACGACATTGGCTAGATATGGAATACATCCAAAAATGACGGgtgctggtggtggtggatcAGTTTTTGCGTTCTTGAAGCCAA acaCGCCACAAACTCTTCTCGACATGATTGACGGCGAGCTTCGCAGTCATGGATTTGAAGTTTGGCAGCCACCACTTGGCGGACCCGGAGTTGTTGAACATCAGACACGTCCTGAGCTCTTCCAGACGCCCGTTTCGTCAACACAGTGCTCAACGCCGGCTTCAAAACATAAATGA
- the mvk-1 gene encoding GHMP kinase C-terminal domain-containing protein (Confirmed by transcript evidence), whose protein sequence is MVVIGGDQALDSPSGSTSRAGSSVSATASPMHRNTTSQHGGLFVSAPGKIILFGEHAVVYGRTAIAGSIDLRTYVSLYTSADGRIYLSLPDLGVEKTWMLKDLLKAADRLAAEYPIEEDQPPSLEILVPIARKLSGSCEDQCGVQHLAILAFWYLLLGVAHRKSGLSRLARGLPAPPLPEGLHRTNLSVIGATSAQPEKSEAEIALSLPVPPLTPLPSPGAQSTAPPVFPTSTPTPTSTPTPLLPGNLRADSPAVQQDLLAVKATVRFKLPSCVGLGSSGAYCVCIATSLLQTAGLIPPPSIVADEQGNLTWEEDHLDIIRKWATAAESLIHGRASGLDAAVCTFGGVASFKPGHRIEHLKNLPDLRVILVNSKVERNTARMVQTVKERLKKFPEVVDAMFGSIDAISLDAAKILHRPLLEENGGGDTGSTVQENGLGPFGGNMVEQDHHSLQPTRTASVRSSSLSSYVGGGKRNSSASVISATSEKGENVDTFSKLNDLCRINNQLLIALGVGHPKVDLICTTLARYGIHPKMTGAGGGGSVFAFLKPNTPQTLLDMIDGELRSHGFEVWQPPLGGPGVVEHQTRPELFQTPVSSTQCSTPASKHK, encoded by the exons ATGGTCGTCATAGGAGGTGATCaag ccctGGACTCACCGTCGGGAAGCACATCTCGCGCCGGCTCGTCGGTGTCGGCTACCGCGAGTCCGATGCATCGGAACACGACATCACAACATGGTGGACTGTTCGTTTCGGCTCccggaaaaattattttgttcgGAGAGCACGCCGTCGTGTATGGAAGG ACCGCAATCGCCGGATCGATTGATCTTCGCACCTACGTTTCGCTGTACACATCGGCAGACGGACGCATTTATTTGAGTCTTCCAGACCTTGGCGTCGAAAAGACATGGATGCTGAAAGATTTGTTGAAAGCGGCGGATCGTCTTGCCGCAGAATATCCGATCGAGGAAGATCAACCACCATCACTTGAGATTCTGGTACCGATCGCCAGAAAATTGTCGGGTTCGTGTGAGGATCAGTGTGGTGTTCAACATCTCGCAATTCTCGCATTTTGGTATTTGTTGCTCGGAGTTGCACATCGCAAGAG TGGACTCTCACGTCTGGCTCGTGGTCTTCCTGCTCCACCACTACCCGAAGGTCTTCATCGAACAAATCTCTCAGTGATCGGAGCCACTTCTGCGCAGCCTGAAAAATCTGAGGCCGAGATTGCGTTGAGCCTTCCGGTACCACCGCTGACTCCACTACCATCACCAGGAGCTCAATCGACTGCTCCACCAGTGTTCCCAACGAGCACACCAACTCCAACATCGACACCAACACCATTGTTGCCTGGAAACCTGAGAGCCGATAGTCCAGCTGTTCAACA AGATTTGCTCGCAGTCAAGGCCACAGTCCGATTCAAGCTTCCAAGCTGTGTTGGATTAGGATCATCTGGAGCATATTGTGTATGCATCGCTACATCACTTCTTCAAACTGCTGGTCTCATTCCACCACCAAGTATTGTC GCCGACGAGCAAGGCAATTTAACATGGGAAGAAGATCATTTGGACATTATTCGAAAGTGGGCAACTGCCGCCGAATCTCTTATTCACGGACGTGCATCGGGTTTAGACGCGGCTGTCTGCACTTTTG GAGGAGTTGCCAGCTTCAAGCCGGGACACAGAATTGAGCATCTTAAAAA tttaccCGATCTTCGTGTTATTCTTGTAAATTCGAAAGTTGAAAGGAATACGGCAAGAATGGTACAAACAGTGAAAGAACGATTAAAGAAGTTCCCAGAAGTTGTTGATGCAATGTTTGGATCAATTGATGCTATTTCACTTGATGCTGCAAAGATTCTACATCGTCCGTTGCTTGAGGAGAATGGTGGTGGAGATACTGGATCTACAGTACAG GAAAATGGCCTAGGACCATTTGGTGGAAATATGGTAGAACAGGATCATCACTCCCTTCAG CCAACACGAACAGCATCGGTACGATCATCATCACTTTCATCGTATGTTGGCGGTGGAAAAAGGAATTCGTCGGCTTCTGTAATCTCCGCAACTtcagaaaaaggagaaaatgtGGATACATTCAGCAAGCTTAAT GATCTATGTCGGATAAACAATCAATTGCTCATTGCATTGGGTGTTGGCCATCCAAAAGTTGATCTCATTTGTACGACATTGGCTAGATATGGAATACATCCAAAAATGACGGgtgctggtggtggtggatcAGTTTTTGCGTTCTTGAAGCCAA acaCGCCACAAACTCTTCTCGACATGATTGACGGCGAGCTTCGCAGTCATGGATTTGAAGTTTGGCAGCCACCACTTGGCGGACCCGGAGTTGTTGAACATCAGACACGTCCTGAGCTCTTCCAGACGCCCGTTTCGTCAACACAGTGCTCAACGCCGGCTTCAAAACATAAATGA
- the mvk-1 gene encoding GHMP kinase C-terminal domain-containing protein (Confirmed by transcript evidence), protein MVVIGGDQDMPVAAPEEHEKVVTVCGELVRSLDANGKEMVIRREVSVTETRESRDTSLKVEIPSEQEIELPVIVHDKPKLIKQEVSVVEPLELQESVESTELSVTSKESTEQLPSKDSLDSPSGSTSRAGSSVSATASPMHRNTTSQHGGLFVSAPGKIILFGEHAVVYGRTAIAGSIDLRTYVSLYTSADGRIYLSLPDLGVEKTWMLKDLLKAADRLAAEYPIEEDQPPSLEILVPIARKLSGSCEDQCGVQHLAILAFWYLLLGVAHRKSGLSRLARGLPAPPLPEGLHRTNLSVIGATSAQPEKSEAEIALSLPVPPLTPLPSPGAQSTAPPVFPTSTPTPTSTPTPLLPGNLRADSPAVQQDLLAVKATVRFKLPSCVGLGSSGAYCVCIATSLLQTAGLIPPPSIVADEQGNLTWEEDHLDIIRKWATAAESLIHGRASGLDAAVCTFGGVASFKPGHRIEHLKNLPDLRVILVNSKVERNTARMVQTVKERLKKFPEVVDAMFGSIDAISLDAAKILHRPLLEENGGGDTGSTVQENGLGPFGGNMVEQDHHSLQPTRTASVRSSSLSSYVGGGKRNSSASVISATSEKGENVDTFSKLNDLCRINNQLLIALGVGHPKVDLICTTLARYGIHPKMTGAGGGGSVFAFLKPNTPQTLLDMIDGELRSHGFEVWQPPLGGPGVVEHQTRPELFQTPVSSTQCSTPASKHK, encoded by the exons ATGGTCGTCATAGGAGGTGATCaag ATATGCCAGTGGCTGCTCCAGAAGAGCACGAAAAAGTGGTCACAGTTTGTGGTGAGCTCGTGAGATCTTTGGATGCCAACGGAAAAGAGATGGTCATTCGTCGAGAGGTATCTGTGACAGAGACTCGTGAGAGCAGGGATACCAGTCTCAAAGTGGAGATACCATCAGAACAAGAGATCGAGCTACCGGTGATCGTACATGATAAACCAAAATTGATCAAGCAAGAAGTTTCTGTTGTGGAGCCTCTCGAACTTCAGGAATCCGTGGAATCAACTGAGTTATCTGTGACGTCCAAGGAAAGCACAGAACAACTGCCAAGCAAGGACT ccctGGACTCACCGTCGGGAAGCACATCTCGCGCCGGCTCGTCGGTGTCGGCTACCGCGAGTCCGATGCATCGGAACACGACATCACAACATGGTGGACTGTTCGTTTCGGCTCccggaaaaattattttgttcgGAGAGCACGCCGTCGTGTATGGAAGG ACCGCAATCGCCGGATCGATTGATCTTCGCACCTACGTTTCGCTGTACACATCGGCAGACGGACGCATTTATTTGAGTCTTCCAGACCTTGGCGTCGAAAAGACATGGATGCTGAAAGATTTGTTGAAAGCGGCGGATCGTCTTGCCGCAGAATATCCGATCGAGGAAGATCAACCACCATCACTTGAGATTCTGGTACCGATCGCCAGAAAATTGTCGGGTTCGTGTGAGGATCAGTGTGGTGTTCAACATCTCGCAATTCTCGCATTTTGGTATTTGTTGCTCGGAGTTGCACATCGCAAGAG TGGACTCTCACGTCTGGCTCGTGGTCTTCCTGCTCCACCACTACCCGAAGGTCTTCATCGAACAAATCTCTCAGTGATCGGAGCCACTTCTGCGCAGCCTGAAAAATCTGAGGCCGAGATTGCGTTGAGCCTTCCGGTACCACCGCTGACTCCACTACCATCACCAGGAGCTCAATCGACTGCTCCACCAGTGTTCCCAACGAGCACACCAACTCCAACATCGACACCAACACCATTGTTGCCTGGAAACCTGAGAGCCGATAGTCCAGCTGTTCAACA AGATTTGCTCGCAGTCAAGGCCACAGTCCGATTCAAGCTTCCAAGCTGTGTTGGATTAGGATCATCTGGAGCATATTGTGTATGCATCGCTACATCACTTCTTCAAACTGCTGGTCTCATTCCACCACCAAGTATTGTC GCCGACGAGCAAGGCAATTTAACATGGGAAGAAGATCATTTGGACATTATTCGAAAGTGGGCAACTGCCGCCGAATCTCTTATTCACGGACGTGCATCGGGTTTAGACGCGGCTGTCTGCACTTTTG GAGGAGTTGCCAGCTTCAAGCCGGGACACAGAATTGAGCATCTTAAAAA tttaccCGATCTTCGTGTTATTCTTGTAAATTCGAAAGTTGAAAGGAATACGGCAAGAATGGTACAAACAGTGAAAGAACGATTAAAGAAGTTCCCAGAAGTTGTTGATGCAATGTTTGGATCAATTGATGCTATTTCACTTGATGCTGCAAAGATTCTACATCGTCCGTTGCTTGAGGAGAATGGTGGTGGAGATACTGGATCTACAGTACAG GAAAATGGCCTAGGACCATTTGGTGGAAATATGGTAGAACAGGATCATCACTCCCTTCAG CCAACACGAACAGCATCGGTACGATCATCATCACTTTCATCGTATGTTGGCGGTGGAAAAAGGAATTCGTCGGCTTCTGTAATCTCCGCAACTtcagaaaaaggagaaaatgtGGATACATTCAGCAAGCTTAAT GATCTATGTCGGATAAACAATCAATTGCTCATTGCATTGGGTGTTGGCCATCCAAAAGTTGATCTCATTTGTACGACATTGGCTAGATATGGAATACATCCAAAAATGACGGgtgctggtggtggtggatcAGTTTTTGCGTTCTTGAAGCCAA acaCGCCACAAACTCTTCTCGACATGATTGACGGCGAGCTTCGCAGTCATGGATTTGAAGTTTGGCAGCCACCACTTGGCGGACCCGGAGTTGTTGAACATCAGACACGTCCTGAGCTCTTCCAGACGCCCGTTTCGTCAACACAGTGCTCAACGCCGGCTTCAAAACATAAATGA
- the mvk-1 gene encoding GHMP kinase C-terminal domain-containing protein (Confirmed by transcript evidence), with translation MVVIGGDQDMPVAAPEEHEKVVTVCGELVRSLDANGKEMVIRREVSVTETRESRDTSLKVEIPSEQEIELPVIVHDKPKLIKQEVSVVEPLELQESVESTELSVTSKESTEQLPSKDSLDSPSGSTSRAGSSVSATASPMHRNTTSQHGGLFVSAPGKIILFGEHAVVYGRTAIAGSIDLRTYVSLYTSADGRIYLSLPDLGVEKTWMLKDLLKAADRLAAEYPIEEDQPPSLEILVPIARKLSGSCEDQCGVQHLAILAFWYLLLGVAHRKSGLSRLARGLPAPPLPEGLHRTNLSVIGATSAQPEKSEAEIALSLPVPPLTPLPSPGAQSTAPPVFPTSTPTPTSTPTPLLPGNLRADSPAVQQDLLAVKATVRFKLPSCVGLGSSGAYCVCIATSLLQTAGLIPPPSIVADEQGNLTWEEDHLDIIRKWATAAESLIHGRASGLDAAVCTFGSHYRDYGYQSFTHLGYVGCFGGVASFKPGHRIEHLKNLPDLRVILVNSKVERNTARMVQTVKERLKKFPEVVDAMFGSIDAISLDAAKILHRPLLEENGGGDTGSTVQENGLGPFGGNMVEQDHHSLQPTRTASVRSSSLSSYVGGGKRNSSASVISATSEKGENVDTFSKLNDLCRINNQLLIALGVGHPKVDLICTTLARYGIHPKMTGAGGGGSVFAFLKPNTPQTLLDMIDGELRSHGFEVWQPPLGGPGVVEHQTRPELFQTPVSSTQCSTPASKHK, from the exons ATGGTCGTCATAGGAGGTGATCaag ATATGCCAGTGGCTGCTCCAGAAGAGCACGAAAAAGTGGTCACAGTTTGTGGTGAGCTCGTGAGATCTTTGGATGCCAACGGAAAAGAGATGGTCATTCGTCGAGAGGTATCTGTGACAGAGACTCGTGAGAGCAGGGATACCAGTCTCAAAGTGGAGATACCATCAGAACAAGAGATCGAGCTACCGGTGATCGTACATGATAAACCAAAATTGATCAAGCAAGAAGTTTCTGTTGTGGAGCCTCTCGAACTTCAGGAATCCGTGGAATCAACTGAGTTATCTGTGACGTCCAAGGAAAGCACAGAACAACTGCCAAGCAAGGACT ccctGGACTCACCGTCGGGAAGCACATCTCGCGCCGGCTCGTCGGTGTCGGCTACCGCGAGTCCGATGCATCGGAACACGACATCACAACATGGTGGACTGTTCGTTTCGGCTCccggaaaaattattttgttcgGAGAGCACGCCGTCGTGTATGGAAGG ACCGCAATCGCCGGATCGATTGATCTTCGCACCTACGTTTCGCTGTACACATCGGCAGACGGACGCATTTATTTGAGTCTTCCAGACCTTGGCGTCGAAAAGACATGGATGCTGAAAGATTTGTTGAAAGCGGCGGATCGTCTTGCCGCAGAATATCCGATCGAGGAAGATCAACCACCATCACTTGAGATTCTGGTACCGATCGCCAGAAAATTGTCGGGTTCGTGTGAGGATCAGTGTGGTGTTCAACATCTCGCAATTCTCGCATTTTGGTATTTGTTGCTCGGAGTTGCACATCGCAAGAG TGGACTCTCACGTCTGGCTCGTGGTCTTCCTGCTCCACCACTACCCGAAGGTCTTCATCGAACAAATCTCTCAGTGATCGGAGCCACTTCTGCGCAGCCTGAAAAATCTGAGGCCGAGATTGCGTTGAGCCTTCCGGTACCACCGCTGACTCCACTACCATCACCAGGAGCTCAATCGACTGCTCCACCAGTGTTCCCAACGAGCACACCAACTCCAACATCGACACCAACACCATTGTTGCCTGGAAACCTGAGAGCCGATAGTCCAGCTGTTCAACA AGATTTGCTCGCAGTCAAGGCCACAGTCCGATTCAAGCTTCCAAGCTGTGTTGGATTAGGATCATCTGGAGCATATTGTGTATGCATCGCTACATCACTTCTTCAAACTGCTGGTCTCATTCCACCACCAAGTATTGTC GCCGACGAGCAAGGCAATTTAACATGGGAAGAAGATCATTTGGACATTATTCGAAAGTGGGCAACTGCCGCCGAATCTCTTATTCACGGACGTGCATCGGGTTTAGACGCGGCTGTCTGCACTTTTG GCAGCCACTATCGTGACTACGGATATCAGAGTTTTACGCATCTCGGTTACGTGGGATGCTTTG GAGGAGTTGCCAGCTTCAAGCCGGGACACAGAATTGAGCATCTTAAAAA tttaccCGATCTTCGTGTTATTCTTGTAAATTCGAAAGTTGAAAGGAATACGGCAAGAATGGTACAAACAGTGAAAGAACGATTAAAGAAGTTCCCAGAAGTTGTTGATGCAATGTTTGGATCAATTGATGCTATTTCACTTGATGCTGCAAAGATTCTACATCGTCCGTTGCTTGAGGAGAATGGTGGTGGAGATACTGGATCTACAGTACAG GAAAATGGCCTAGGACCATTTGGTGGAAATATGGTAGAACAGGATCATCACTCCCTTCAG CCAACACGAACAGCATCGGTACGATCATCATCACTTTCATCGTATGTTGGCGGTGGAAAAAGGAATTCGTCGGCTTCTGTAATCTCCGCAACTtcagaaaaaggagaaaatgtGGATACATTCAGCAAGCTTAAT GATCTATGTCGGATAAACAATCAATTGCTCATTGCATTGGGTGTTGGCCATCCAAAAGTTGATCTCATTTGTACGACATTGGCTAGATATGGAATACATCCAAAAATGACGGgtgctggtggtggtggatcAGTTTTTGCGTTCTTGAAGCCAA acaCGCCACAAACTCTTCTCGACATGATTGACGGCGAGCTTCGCAGTCATGGATTTGAAGTTTGGCAGCCACCACTTGGCGGACCCGGAGTTGTTGAACATCAGACACGTCCTGAGCTCTTCCAGACGCCCGTTTCGTCAACACAGTGCTCAACGCCGGCTTCAAAACATAAATGA